The following are encoded together in the bacterium genome:
- a CDS encoding ribosome maturation factor RimP, translating to MEIVDIDYRREGRGNVLRFYLDRPDGGVTIDELSTMSRRLGDLIEVHDLVPGSYTLEVSSPGINRRLRQPDHFRRYIGKRVRVRMIDAGDGRRAFLGVLKEVRHDGIVCAVGDGERFVAFDTIAQANYEHEFPEPQQQRRRASGR from the coding sequence ATGGAGATCGTCGACATAGACTACCGACGGGAAGGGCGTGGCAATGTCCTGCGCTTCTACCTCGACCGCCCGGACGGGGGCGTGACCATCGACGAATTGTCGACCATGAGTCGCCGTCTCGGCGATCTGATCGAGGTGCACGATCTCGTCCCGGGCAGTTACACACTCGAGGTGTCGTCGCCCGGCATCAACCGCCGTCTGCGTCAACCGGACCACTTCCGCCGTTACATCGGCAAGCGGGTACGGGTGCGGATGATCGACGCGGGCGACGGCCGCCGCGCTTTCTTGGGGGTCCTGAAGGAGGTCCGCCACGACGGCATCGTCTGTGCGGTCGGCGACGGCGAGCGCTTCGTCGCCTTCGACACGATCGCTCAGGCCAATTACGAGCACGAGTTTCCGGAGCCGCAGCAGCAGCGGCGGCGGGCCTCCGGGCGCTGA
- a CDS encoding transcription elongation factor GreA, with product MELPVMRRLKKELEDLRFELRNKLPKEIEIARAHGDLRENAEYAAAKERQGFVNARIHQIEQRIRDLSLYTVSSIPQEAVGYGSKVTLESEDGAEEKYELVFPEEVNASAGLISIGSPLGKALLNKEVGDDVEVATPKGKRTYSIIELQTFHHRDDIETS from the coding sequence GTGGAACTGCCGGTCATGCGGCGGCTCAAGAAGGAGCTGGAGGATCTGCGCTTCGAGCTCCGCAACAAGCTTCCGAAGGAGATCGAGATCGCGCGTGCCCACGGCGACCTGCGCGAGAACGCGGAATACGCCGCGGCGAAGGAGCGACAGGGATTCGTCAACGCTCGCATCCACCAGATAGAGCAGCGCATTCGCGACCTCTCGCTCTACACCGTCAGTTCGATTCCCCAGGAAGCCGTCGGCTACGGCAGCAAGGTGACGCTCGAGAGCGAGGACGGCGCCGAGGAGAAGTACGAGTTGGTGTTCCCCGAGGAAGTGAATGCGTCGGCCGGACTGATCTCGATCGGATCACCCCTGGGCAAGGCACTACTCAACAAAGAGGTCGGAGACGACGTGGAGGTGGCTACGCCAAAGGGCAAGCGCACCTACTCGATCATCGAACTGCAGACCTTCCACCACCGGGACGACATCGAGACGTCCTGA